In the Geobacter sp. FeAm09 genome, one interval contains:
- a CDS encoding TetR/AcrR family transcriptional regulator: MTKAECRKKLLEEGTRLFAERGLHGVSVRELARAAGASISMISYYFGSKEGLYTAVLREQFACFDQIEEIRRHGDEPLAVIEGYLRWTIRRHRDNPHLLRFYTSELTNPTDCFAAIVAPAIGKVIRILAEVVRAGIRQGQFRQDVDAVNAALALAGMVNYYVLSTLATESLVSHSPDRDEHLVSQYAAIFTRGIGAAV, translated from the coding sequence ATGACGAAAGCGGAGTGCCGCAAAAAGTTGCTGGAGGAAGGGACGCGGCTCTTTGCCGAGCGCGGCCTGCACGGCGTCAGCGTCCGGGAGCTGGCCCGGGCCGCCGGGGCGAGCATCTCCATGATCTCGTACTACTTCGGCAGCAAGGAGGGGTTGTATACCGCGGTCCTGCGCGAGCAATTCGCCTGCTTCGACCAGATCGAGGAGATCCGGCGGCACGGCGACGAACCCTTGGCCGTGATCGAGGGATACCTGCGCTGGACCATCCGGCGGCACCGGGACAACCCCCATCTGCTGCGTTTCTACACCAGCGAGCTCACCAACCCCACGGATTGTTTCGCCGCCATCGTCGCCCCCGCCATCGGCAAGGTGATCCGCATCCTCGCCGAGGTGGTCCGGGCGGGGATACGGCAGGGGCAGTTCCGCCAGGACGTGGATGCCGTGAACGCGGCCCTGGCCCTGGCCGGCATGGTCAATTACTACGTCCTCAGCACCCTGGCCACCGAGTCGCTGGTGAGCCATTCGCCCGACCGGGACGAACACCTGGTCAGCCAGTACGCGGCCATCTTCACCCGGGGGATCGGCGCCGCCGTGTGA
- a CDS encoding DUF4011 domain-containing protein, producing the protein MSELVERVLTDVRGKLLDLTRRNRLLNFKESVKSIRIVDELPNEVFRILVDGEKSMQFLPLVMEDGLQVTLTETNIELPVANGQSVEKYTDTCLQTPFSDTVLERRCKKLHQESRTAIEETGSNLLHLAIGFLEWYEADDSAEKNRAPLILVPVKIEKSRLDKKSNCYSYILSYTGEDIETNLSLAEKLKTDFDLILPELGECNTTENYLEAVVNTVGHRKRWRVAREMVLGLFSFSKLLMYRDLDPSRWPALTGHQNVRAILAGRNEYESNEDRPYGEEYDLDRDSKAISLPLITDADSSQTSVIIDAVHHRENLVVEGPPGTGKSQTITNIIAAALHEGLSVLFVAEKKAALEVVRSRLDQAGLGDFCLELHSHKTQKGQLHNDIAKRILKKYRDTTTLDREMEDLAIERDRLLSYSNLVNSVVGPNGETVYDIFWTAERCRTEVGGCEVRFTVSNPLSLTRNQLNDRSNLLKDIARLRIDLPDEAMDVWKDFTPVNILPGDEMILAENFSELNKLIEAHHSNLCDYLTHYDCPLPTTVKGLWLLSKLNNLYLLCDLPYDFHQALAPILALPNTMDAIKKLDATIRKHHQQAQNAELALNCIGDLTPEDAKAIIDCVSALESVGFDNLTYKEIADLFDKQEQLCDLLDQLARVLEDLQEFFSTPLVSVVDSKQALNLHHVLSNMPFAPPVHCHAEHCMESTVSIFREARNKCESLGETFLNHGRFFLLRYLPKTDDLVSLARDLRKFRGSFFAIFSSQYRSLRRTAKTLLVDPKQLGAKDLIERIESVVDTIKEIDSVSSNQSYKLKLGTSYVGIDTDWDRLESHINWCQIFSTLVGSSGHAYQLAPRIQEIVTKLFSAAGLINTIHAGLESLGASDLLDCGARITDTLSTMTTQKDIFNATLKLLKSNKKLDSTSMKDLAVSANAYLFTIELQANLDNKLYCDLLGTEYSGMSTNTESLLRSATWLERLVIHGELTKDLQKWLLSGKTADKINIFTTFFDSNKQFWNNYLINFENILNYVKISPNNPLNYEYYFDNFVSLSKFVLKCIEHIGSITSWNDYCVLTESADSYGLTPINTAIGREKISPDESAAIYRYAVYEGMAREVMRQYPDLASFTRAKYEGIRERYASTDRMIMATARERVAYIASNRKIPNGIGYGPVKDHTDFALLKRELTKQKRHIPIRQLVRRAGGALQGLKPCFMMSPLSVAQYLDPNNISFDLVIMDEASQLKPEDALGAIARATQLIVVGDPKQLPPTSFFDRTDSGADDDEEAMAIQDTESILDICMTTYNKRRLRWHYRSVHESLIAFSNNRFYDDDLIIFPSPFGNNSNYGVHRHYIDGATYQKGRNRNEAEAVALAVVEHFRNNPVNTLGVATFNREQAELVSDILDRIQKEQPWLEQAIKNTEGTEEPFFIKNLENVQGDERDVIFVSTTYGPDKETGKVYQRFGPIAGETGWRRLNVIFTRAKKQLELFTSLRSADIKLGDSPSKGSIALKEYLDYAETGRLPDYGIIGGKEPDSDFEVSVAHHLHLHGFKTVAQVGVAGFFIDIGVQHPEREGEFILGVECDGATYHSAKSVRDRDRLRQEILKRKGWRIHRIWSTDWFKNRDIEVQRLVNVVRKALQEQSSVVTTDSGFQDAVSAAIASIKPSCQAVFEATESIKTKTEKATVAQPALELAPQKASLSLRDELLEYRLTNILPSFNDDSRGILRDEVLSRLIVHLPTTREDFYKAVPMKMRQKTDSRQMQYIDDILEIIDGYAY; encoded by the coding sequence ATGTCTGAACTGGTGGAACGGGTACTGACAGATGTCCGCGGTAAGTTGCTTGATTTAACACGTCGAAATCGGCTACTTAATTTTAAAGAAAGCGTTAAAAGTATACGGATCGTTGACGAATTACCAAACGAAGTATTTCGGATATTGGTCGACGGTGAAAAGTCAATGCAGTTTTTACCGCTGGTTATGGAAGATGGCCTGCAGGTAACGCTGACTGAAACTAACATTGAATTACCGGTTGCTAACGGCCAGTCCGTTGAAAAATACACTGACACCTGCCTTCAGACACCTTTTAGTGACACAGTACTGGAGCGGCGTTGCAAAAAACTTCATCAGGAATCTCGAACTGCTATTGAAGAAACCGGCAGCAATCTACTGCATTTAGCAATTGGTTTTTTAGAATGGTATGAAGCTGATGATTCTGCCGAAAAAAACCGTGCCCCTCTTATACTGGTGCCGGTTAAGATAGAGAAATCCCGCCTTGATAAGAAATCAAACTGTTATTCCTACATTCTTTCGTACACCGGTGAGGATATCGAAACCAACCTGTCGCTGGCCGAAAAACTTAAAACAGACTTCGACTTGATTCTGCCAGAGCTTGGTGAATGCAATACCACAGAAAATTATCTGGAAGCCGTAGTAAATACCGTGGGACATCGTAAACGGTGGCGGGTTGCGCGGGAAATGGTCCTTGGTTTATTCAGTTTTTCAAAACTTCTCATGTACCGTGACCTCGACCCGTCTCGCTGGCCGGCATTAACCGGCCATCAAAATGTCAGGGCTATACTGGCTGGCCGTAATGAATATGAGAGTAATGAAGATCGGCCATACGGTGAGGAATATGATCTCGATAGAGATAGCAAGGCTATATCACTGCCATTAATAACCGATGCCGACAGCTCACAAACGTCGGTCATTATTGATGCAGTGCATCACAGAGAAAATCTTGTTGTTGAGGGCCCACCGGGAACGGGGAAGAGCCAAACCATCACCAATATCATTGCAGCAGCTCTGCATGAAGGACTATCTGTCCTATTTGTTGCCGAAAAGAAAGCCGCTTTGGAAGTTGTTCGGTCACGACTTGACCAAGCAGGCCTTGGCGATTTCTGCCTAGAGTTGCATAGCCATAAAACTCAAAAAGGCCAGTTGCACAATGACATAGCTAAAAGAATTCTAAAAAAGTACAGAGATACCACCACACTGGATAGGGAGATGGAAGACCTCGCAATAGAGCGGGATCGCCTCTTGTCCTACTCGAATTTGGTAAACAGTGTAGTCGGCCCGAACGGAGAGACTGTTTACGACATTTTCTGGACAGCTGAAAGGTGCCGAACCGAAGTCGGAGGGTGCGAAGTTAGGTTTACTGTCAGCAATCCGCTGTCATTAACTCGAAATCAGTTGAACGACCGGTCAAACCTGCTTAAAGACATCGCTAGACTGAGAATAGATTTACCGGATGAAGCAATGGATGTCTGGAAAGACTTCACACCAGTCAACATCCTGCCTGGCGACGAAATGATTTTGGCCGAGAATTTTTCCGAACTTAACAAACTAATTGAGGCGCATCATTCAAACCTTTGCGACTATCTAACGCACTATGATTGTCCGCTGCCAACTACAGTTAAAGGGTTATGGTTGCTCTCCAAACTCAATAATCTTTATCTATTATGTGACCTGCCTTATGATTTTCACCAAGCTCTCGCCCCAATACTTGCGTTACCTAATACCATGGATGCAATCAAAAAATTGGATGCCACCATAAGAAAACATCATCAACAAGCCCAAAACGCGGAACTCGCGTTAAATTGTATTGGCGATCTTACTCCGGAGGATGCCAAAGCTATTATCGATTGTGTATCAGCATTGGAGTCAGTAGGTTTTGATAACCTGACGTACAAGGAGATTGCCGACCTGTTCGATAAGCAGGAGCAACTCTGCGACCTCCTTGATCAATTGGCTCGAGTTCTTGAAGATTTACAAGAATTCTTTTCAACACCACTGGTTAGTGTGGTAGACAGTAAACAAGCACTGAACTTACATCATGTACTATCAAACATGCCGTTTGCCCCCCCGGTGCATTGCCATGCCGAACACTGCATGGAATCAACTGTATCTATTTTTCGCGAGGCACGTAACAAATGTGAAAGTCTTGGAGAAACGTTCCTGAATCACGGACGCTTCTTTCTGCTGCGATATCTCCCGAAAACAGACGACCTTGTTTCCTTAGCGCGGGATCTAAGAAAATTCAGGGGATCTTTTTTCGCCATTTTCTCGTCGCAATACCGTTCACTAAGGCGCACAGCTAAGACTTTGTTGGTCGACCCCAAACAACTAGGTGCTAAAGACCTGATCGAACGAATCGAGAGCGTGGTTGATACAATCAAAGAAATTGATTCTGTTAGTTCAAATCAAAGCTACAAGTTAAAACTCGGCACGTCTTATGTCGGGATCGATACAGATTGGGATCGCCTAGAAAGCCACATAAACTGGTGCCAGATATTCTCAACACTTGTGGGATCATCAGGTCATGCGTACCAGCTAGCTCCACGCATTCAGGAGATTGTGACAAAACTATTTTCTGCGGCCGGCTTGATAAATACCATACATGCCGGGCTTGAATCTCTAGGCGCATCTGACCTTTTAGATTGTGGAGCCCGCATCACCGACACATTGTCAACCATGACTACACAAAAAGATATATTCAACGCGACGCTGAAACTCCTGAAGTCAAACAAAAAATTAGATTCTACATCGATGAAAGATTTAGCGGTATCAGCAAATGCATATCTTTTTACCATAGAACTTCAGGCTAATTTGGACAATAAGCTCTACTGCGATTTATTAGGAACCGAATACAGTGGTATGTCCACCAACACAGAGAGTCTACTGCGAAGTGCCACTTGGCTGGAAAGACTTGTAATTCATGGAGAATTAACAAAAGATTTACAAAAATGGCTCCTATCAGGTAAAACTGCTGATAAAATAAATATATTTACTACTTTTTTTGATTCTAACAAGCAATTTTGGAATAATTATTTAATAAATTTTGAGAACATTTTAAATTATGTAAAAATATCACCTAATAACCCTTTAAATTATGAGTATTATTTTGATAATTTTGTCAGTCTTTCTAAATTTGTACTCAAATGTATTGAACACATTGGAAGCATAACTAGCTGGAATGATTATTGTGTTTTGACTGAAAGCGCTGACAGCTATGGCCTTACACCTATAAATACTGCAATAGGTAGAGAAAAAATTAGTCCTGATGAAAGTGCTGCCATTTATAGGTATGCGGTTTACGAAGGGATGGCCCGAGAAGTTATGCGGCAGTATCCTGATCTAGCATCATTTACTAGGGCCAAATACGAGGGGATCCGAGAGCGTTATGCAAGTACTGACAGGATGATCATGGCAACCGCACGAGAGCGAGTTGCCTATATCGCTTCGAATAGAAAAATCCCTAATGGCATTGGATATGGGCCTGTTAAAGATCACACCGACTTTGCTTTACTCAAGCGAGAACTAACTAAACAAAAACGTCACATTCCAATCCGGCAACTGGTTCGCCGAGCCGGTGGGGCACTTCAGGGACTCAAACCCTGCTTCATGATGAGCCCTCTGTCTGTTGCACAATACCTCGATCCTAACAATATCAGTTTCGATCTGGTAATCATGGACGAGGCATCGCAACTTAAACCTGAAGACGCACTAGGCGCAATCGCCAGAGCTACACAGCTGATTGTTGTTGGCGACCCCAAACAACTACCACCTACCAGTTTTTTCGATCGTACCGATAGTGGGGCTGATGATGACGAGGAGGCCATGGCAATTCAAGATACCGAATCCATTCTCGATATCTGCATGACAACATATAACAAACGCAGGCTACGGTGGCACTATCGGTCAGTTCACGAAAGCCTTATTGCATTCTCAAACAACCGCTTTTACGATGATGACCTGATAATTTTTCCTTCCCCGTTTGGGAATAACAGCAATTATGGCGTTCATCGCCATTACATTGATGGGGCGACTTATCAAAAGGGACGCAACAGGAATGAAGCTGAAGCTGTTGCCTTAGCAGTAGTGGAACACTTCAGGAATAATCCCGTAAACACTCTTGGTGTTGCAACATTCAACAGGGAACAGGCCGAGCTTGTTTCAGACATATTGGACAGAATCCAGAAAGAGCAGCCATGGTTGGAGCAGGCTATCAAAAATACCGAGGGGACCGAAGAACCGTTCTTCATCAAAAACCTTGAGAACGTCCAAGGTGATGAACGAGATGTCATTTTTGTTTCGACAACATATGGTCCCGATAAGGAAACGGGAAAGGTCTACCAGCGCTTTGGACCTATTGCTGGCGAAACTGGATGGAGAAGGTTGAACGTCATATTTACACGGGCCAAAAAACAACTTGAACTTTTCACGTCGCTTCGGTCAGCTGATATCAAACTTGGCGACAGTCCGTCAAAGGGTTCAATAGCACTCAAGGAATATCTTGATTACGCTGAGACAGGCCGCCTTCCGGATTACGGTATTATTGGCGGCAAAGAGCCGGACAGCGACTTCGAAGTTTCAGTCGCACACCACCTGCACCTTCATGGCTTCAAGACAGTCGCACAGGTAGGCGTAGCCGGCTTCTTTATTGATATCGGTGTACAGCATCCTGAACGCGAAGGAGAATTTATTCTGGGTGTAGAATGCGACGGTGCTACGTATCATTCCGCAAAATCCGTACGTGACAGGGATCGACTGCGTCAAGAGATCCTAAAGAGGAAAGGCTGGCGTATTCACCGAATCTGGTCAACTGATTGGTTTAAAAACCGCGATATTGAAGTCCAGCGGCTTGTGAATGTGGTACGGAAAGCATTACAAGAACAATCGTCCGTAGTGACAACTGATTCAGGATTCCAAGATGCGGTTTCTGCTGCTATTGCTTCAATCAAACCTTCATGTCAAGCCGTTTTTGAGGCAACTGAATCCATAAAGACAAAGACCGAAAAAGCTACAGTTGCACAGCCAGCCCTGGAACTAGCTCCTCAAAAAGCCTCGCTAAGCCTTAGGGATGAACTTCTTGAATACCGTCTTACAAACATCCTTCCTTCTTTTAATGATGACAGTAGAGGGATACTGCGTGATGAAGTCCTGAGCCGACTGATTGTACACCTACCGACAACCCGTGAAGATTTTTATAAAGCTGTTCCAATGAAAATGCGACAAAAGACAGACAGCCGACAGATGCAGTACATTGATGACATCCTGGAAATTATTGATGGTTATGCTTACTAG